A window of the Peromyscus leucopus breed LL Stock chromosome 22, UCI_PerLeu_2.1, whole genome shotgun sequence genome harbors these coding sequences:
- the Odf3l2 gene encoding LOW QUALITY PROTEIN: outer dense fiber protein 3-like protein 2 (The sequence of the model RefSeq protein was modified relative to this genomic sequence to represent the inferred CDS: inserted 1 base in 1 codon) has protein sequence MGTLSCDPAARLASVPVARRVAEGHIPETGLRKSCGMATLENGSGPGLYILPSTVGYVNHDCTKVASPAYSLARRPSEAPLQDSSPGPVYFLDPKVTRFGRSCPPAYSMQGRGKVRGLEVTPGPGAYSPEKAPPVRQRNPPAFTLGSRLRQKPPDASVPAPNAYTMPPLWGSQIFIKPSSPSYTVVGRTPPARPPQDPSEIPGPGQYESPDPNTYRQRRPAFSIXGRPRTPRPLEETPGPGTHNPEQVTVNRARAPAYTMGIRHSKRASTMAGYTKY, from the exons ATGGGGACCCTCAGCTGCGACCCAgcggccaggctggcctcagtgcCCGTGGCCCGACGGGTGGCTGAGGGCCACATTCCGGAGACCGGGCTGAGGAAGTCCTGTGGGATGGCCACCCTGGAGAATG GCTCCGGACCTGGCCTGTACATCCTTCCATCCACCGTTGGCTATGTCAATCACGATTGCACCAAGGTAGCCAGTCCCGCCTACTCGCTCGCTCGGAGGCCCAGTGAAG CacctcttcaggattccagcccAGGACCTGTCTATTTCTTGGACCCCAAAGTTACTCGATTTGGCCGTAGCTGTCCCCCTGCCTACTCCATGCAGGGCCGGGGCAAGGTTCGAG GTCTGGAGGTGACACCAGGCCCTGGGGCCTACAGCCCAGAGAAAGCGCCCCCGGTACGCCAGCGGAACCCCCCAGCTTTCACTCTGGGCTCCCGTCTCCGACAGAAGCCCCCGGACGCCTCTGTTCCCGCCCCCAATGCCTACACCATGCCACCCCTCTGGGGGTCACAGATCTTTATCAAGCCTAGCAGCCCCAGTTACACAGTTGTGGGCCGCACGCCCCCAGCACGCCCCCCTCAGGATCCCTCAGAGATTCCAGGCCCTGGGCAGTACGAGAGTCCTGACCCCAACACCTACCGACAGCGTAGGCCGGCCTTCAGCA CTGGGAGACCCCGAACCCCGCGGCCCCTGGAGGAGACACCTGGTCCTGGTACCCACAACCCAGAACAGGTCACCGTGAATCGGGCCCGGGCTCCAGCATACACCATGGGCATCCGTCATTCAAAGCGGGCATCTACCATGGCAGGGTACACCAAATACTGA